The Acidobacteriota bacterium genome has a window encoding:
- a CDS encoding serine/threonine-protein kinase, protein MTTSHPGSIGAPPRLPTRIGHYKIIERIGRGAMGVVYSARDEEMDRTVALKVMAADLDSEPEVRARFEREANVGGQLLHRNITATYDLGEADGRLYIVMELLRGAPLNQFLTRQEGVPLETRIDLMIQLCEGLSAAHAQGVFHRDIKPSNLYVLNDGSLKILDFGIARLATSTMTVSGFIIGTPDYMSPEQTIGADVDHRSDLFSAGAVFYFILTGRKPFASPDLPAVLRKVQHEDPPVIAPEEAPPALTRILLRALAKRREDRPQSARELAADLVNFRRDWEGEARQVAERARAGYQVIETLTANRLQASRQLGVELDPTPDPVLAALQDEYPLVAEHGAAGFLRIPFRRDIITDILARIDARRAELEAAVGPLRAAAEALVQAEDALRTGAPQQAVPLLESAARSVPQSPILDAALARGREQSARFDETEAKTQELLTTAKAARNARDWIGMLEVAEQLRQLNGGGPKADMLREEAESGIERERFARLHALRNAVDAGMRAVELGRLDEAEDHVVRAEALAEELGSDSAAAPAASLRANLDRARRAMAQVVDSQAQFDAGCRHEAIEALEAFRAKEPDAPGVGDALARLVAESDRLAELERRRAQAATHLAAAEEAWAGANAIATRDEATSAFSLEPTLDRARELVMDARVHLRRAADHQARLSRAQQALADARASLDEGQFSRGATQAEAALLMDETAAEAAALVLEALRRESDQRTQNLRTRTERGGRREVERSLLNARSALRFHNWNRAAEACEAVLAAEALNAEARAIFAQALRRVPASDDAAGSADAQQAQDDSARETDTESTVRGLDVPHEGGFINTVRSSVGALLARVREGRLRSAGTR, encoded by the coding sequence ATGACGACATCTCACCCTGGTTCCATTGGCGCGCCCCCGCGCTTGCCGACCAGAATCGGGCATTACAAGATCATCGAGCGCATCGGGCGTGGAGCGATGGGTGTCGTCTACAGCGCCCGCGACGAAGAGATGGACCGGACCGTCGCCCTCAAGGTCATGGCTGCCGACCTGGACAGCGAGCCCGAAGTCCGCGCGAGATTCGAGCGGGAGGCGAACGTCGGCGGACAGTTGCTCCACCGCAACATCACGGCGACGTACGACCTCGGCGAAGCAGATGGTCGTCTCTACATCGTCATGGAGCTTCTGCGCGGCGCTCCTCTCAACCAGTTCTTGACGCGTCAGGAGGGCGTACCGCTTGAAACCAGAATCGACCTGATGATCCAGCTGTGCGAAGGACTATCCGCAGCACATGCGCAAGGCGTATTCCACCGCGACATCAAGCCGAGCAACCTGTACGTCCTCAACGACGGCAGTCTGAAGATCCTCGACTTCGGCATCGCGCGCCTTGCCACGTCGACGATGACGGTGAGCGGGTTCATCATCGGCACGCCGGACTACATGTCGCCGGAACAGACCATCGGAGCGGATGTGGATCACCGATCTGACCTGTTCTCCGCAGGGGCGGTGTTCTACTTCATCCTGACGGGCCGCAAGCCCTTTGCCAGCCCTGATCTCCCGGCAGTTCTCCGGAAGGTCCAGCACGAGGATCCGCCGGTGATCGCGCCGGAGGAGGCACCGCCGGCTCTCACCCGCATCCTCCTGCGGGCGCTGGCCAAGAGGCGCGAAGATCGGCCGCAATCGGCAAGAGAACTCGCCGCGGACCTCGTGAACTTCCGCCGGGACTGGGAAGGTGAAGCCCGGCAAGTCGCTGAACGGGCCCGCGCGGGCTACCAGGTGATCGAAACGCTGACGGCGAACCGGCTGCAGGCCAGCCGGCAGCTGGGCGTTGAGCTGGACCCGACGCCGGACCCTGTGCTGGCGGCTCTGCAGGACGAGTACCCGCTGGTCGCGGAACATGGTGCAGCTGGCTTCCTCCGGATTCCTTTCAGGCGCGACATCATCACGGACATCCTCGCACGCATCGACGCGCGGCGCGCGGAACTGGAAGCCGCCGTGGGCCCGCTGCGAGCAGCGGCCGAAGCCCTTGTCCAAGCCGAGGATGCGTTGCGCACGGGCGCCCCGCAGCAGGCGGTCCCGTTGCTGGAGTCCGCCGCGCGATCGGTCCCCCAGTCTCCGATCCTCGATGCGGCCCTTGCGCGAGGCCGGGAGCAGTCGGCCCGCTTCGATGAAACGGAAGCCAAGACCCAGGAGCTACTGACCACAGCCAAGGCCGCCCGCAACGCGCGTGACTGGATCGGAATGCTGGAGGTGGCCGAGCAGCTTCGGCAGCTCAACGGCGGCGGTCCGAAAGCCGACATGTTGCGAGAGGAGGCCGAGTCTGGTATCGAGCGCGAACGGTTCGCACGCCTGCACGCGTTGCGCAATGCCGTAGACGCCGGCATGCGAGCGGTTGAACTCGGGCGCCTGGACGAGGCCGAAGATCATGTTGTCCGCGCCGAGGCGCTCGCCGAAGAGCTCGGGTCCGACTCGGCCGCAGCGCCGGCTGCCTCCCTGCGGGCCAACCTCGACCGCGCACGGCGGGCAATGGCGCAAGTCGTGGACTCCCAGGCGCAGTTCGATGCCGGGTGCCGTCACGAGGCGATCGAGGCACTCGAAGCCTTCCGCGCGAAGGAACCCGATGCTCCTGGCGTTGGCGACGCTCTCGCGCGGCTGGTGGCGGAATCAGATCGGCTAGCCGAACTCGAGCGCCGGCGGGCACAAGCCGCAACTCATCTCGCCGCCGCCGAGGAGGCTTGGGCCGGGGCGAACGCGATCGCCACGCGCGACGAAGCCACGAGTGCTTTCTCGTTGGAGCCGACACTCGATCGTGCGCGAGAACTTGTGATGGATGCCCGCGTGCATCTCCGGCGGGCCGCGGATCATCAGGCCAGACTATCGAGAGCCCAGCAGGCACTGGCGGACGCGCGAGCGTCTCTGGATGAGGGCCAGTTCAGCCGCGGCGCCACCCAGGCCGAAGCGGCGCTCCTGATGGACGAAACTGCCGCCGAGGCTGCGGCCCTGGTGCTCGAGGCACTCCGACGTGAGAGCGATCAGCGGACGCAAAACCTTCGGACGCGCACCGAGCGGGGTGGCCGTCGCGAAGTCGAGCGCAGTCTCCTGAATGCCCGGAGCGCCTTGCGATTCCATAACTGGAACCGCGCCGCCGAGGCGTGCGAGGCTGTACTCGCCGCCGAGGCCTTGAATGCGGAGGCGCGCGCGATCTTCGCGCAGGCGCTGCGGCGAGTACCGGCGTCCGACGACGCGGCTGGAAGCGCGGACGCCCAGCAGGCGCAGGACGATTCTGCGCGCGAGACCGACACCGAAAGCACGGTCAGAGGCTTGGACGTCCCCCACGAGGGCGGATTCATCAACACCGTGCGCTCGTCGGTCGGGGCGCTGCTGGCTCGAGTCCGGGAGGGCCGGCTGAGGAGCGCCGGAACAAGATAA
- a CDS encoding LuxR C-terminal-related transcriptional regulator yields MQEAEKRRTSGIAASARAARAGGQQCRRAWRGGWTMAATSHPLSRTDLAHLVDGMNLPIMVFRGRRVVYANPAARSLEERLRQDHATEIVVMLLNHIDALAPILSETDTTTLVTAPTGETFAVQVRSLGTRSRRRVAVTVRGIGRELEAVRRRYRLTAREVEVLQLLLRGYRNKDIAATLGISPATVKRHLMRVFDKTGADSRTQLACRLA; encoded by the coding sequence ATGCAAGAAGCCGAAAAACGCCGGACAAGCGGCATCGCCGCTTCTGCTCGCGCGGCCCGAGCCGGCGGACAGCAGTGCCGGCGAGCGTGGCGAGGGGGCTGGACCATGGCGGCGACGTCGCATCCGCTTTCTCGAACTGACCTGGCCCACCTCGTCGACGGGATGAACCTCCCGATCATGGTCTTTCGGGGCCGGCGCGTCGTCTATGCGAATCCAGCCGCGCGGAGCCTCGAGGAGCGTCTCCGCCAAGACCACGCCACCGAGATAGTGGTGATGCTGCTAAACCACATTGACGCTCTCGCGCCGATTCTCTCTGAGACCGACACCACTACCCTGGTGACTGCCCCCACCGGTGAGACCTTCGCCGTGCAGGTCCGGTCGCTCGGGACACGCAGCCGCAGACGGGTCGCGGTGACAGTTCGGGGTATCGGCCGGGAACTGGAGGCCGTCCGCCGCCGCTACCGCCTGACTGCGCGCGAGGTGGAGGTTCTGCAGTTGCTCCTACGTGGCTACCGGAACAAGGACATCGCGGCCACGCTCGGGATTTCTCCGGCGACGGTCAAACGACACCTGATGAGAGTTTTCGACAAGACCGGCGCGGACAGCCGGACCCAGTTGGCATGCCGTCTCGCCTGA
- a CDS encoding tetratricopeptide repeat protein: protein MRKHLLAVVVLSAVGLAVTWPPLRGQAQAAEEQLARQRLESGLKFLESRNYPEALKDFRAVAVLYGKSSVADEALLLVATCEFEATGNLGAAEQAAADLLTKYPNSKSAPMAYVLLGRIAVARGRTKENFDSAIASYQRAQTLFKRSDAVAAAIFYAGEAHRLNGNHNDAIASYREVTVLYPRSIWAARAQIGLATTLVRAAPTREVAGRAMEELQRVRQRFPDTRDAAIAVARLTILYRLYVLPQLGQPPYVPTSRKIGGTTGKLKDITALAIGPADEIAITNDQWVGLYDKSGTVLKTAPLNPSYGAFFLPDGRAVQIGKGAVRILDQQAAVALAVPKPDNTLRPLDEIPAAAALSSGDLLVADAGTKSVLRFSPSGKYLNSFAGVYARRLAVDDLDQVAMLDRDTKSVVVADRNGRTLYQIPSRGKDYELRDPIDITFDAFGHLYVLDRDNAAVFMLTPAGKLIASFTIAEKSPGAFRKSRAMALDSAGRLYIFDDRALSVQIYQ from the coding sequence ATGAGAAAACACCTTCTTGCCGTTGTCGTATTGTCTGCGGTTGGCCTGGCGGTGACCTGGCCACCACTCCGTGGTCAGGCCCAGGCGGCCGAGGAACAGCTGGCACGCCAGCGGCTGGAGAGCGGCCTGAAGTTCCTTGAAAGCCGCAATTACCCAGAAGCGCTCAAGGACTTCAGGGCGGTGGCGGTGCTGTACGGGAAAAGTTCCGTCGCCGACGAAGCCCTGCTGCTGGTGGCCACATGCGAGTTCGAGGCCACGGGCAATCTGGGTGCCGCTGAGCAAGCCGCTGCCGATCTCTTAACGAAGTACCCGAACAGCAAATCGGCCCCGATGGCCTATGTCCTCCTCGGCCGGATCGCGGTCGCCCGGGGACGTACGAAGGAGAACTTCGATTCGGCTATAGCCAGTTACCAGCGCGCCCAGACCCTCTTCAAGCGCAGCGATGCGGTGGCTGCCGCAATTTTCTATGCCGGAGAAGCCCACCGCCTCAACGGCAACCACAACGATGCCATTGCCAGCTACCGCGAGGTCACGGTGCTGTACCCGCGATCGATATGGGCTGCCAGAGCCCAGATCGGCCTGGCGACCACCCTTGTACGGGCCGCTCCAACGCGGGAGGTGGCTGGGCGAGCGATGGAGGAGCTGCAGCGAGTGCGCCAACGGTTCCCCGACACCAGGGACGCCGCAATTGCCGTGGCGCGCCTCACCATCCTCTATCGGCTGTATGTCCTGCCGCAGCTGGGCCAGCCACCCTACGTGCCCACCAGTCGGAAGATTGGCGGCACCACCGGAAAACTGAAGGACATCACTGCCCTTGCGATCGGTCCGGCCGACGAAATCGCGATAACAAACGACCAATGGGTGGGCCTCTACGACAAGAGCGGGACCGTTTTGAAGACCGCCCCGCTAAACCCTTCCTACGGCGCGTTCTTCCTCCCCGATGGACGCGCGGTCCAGATCGGCAAAGGAGCGGTGCGTATCCTCGACCAGCAGGCAGCCGTCGCTCTGGCTGTCCCGAAGCCGGACAACACACTCCGGCCACTCGACGAGATCCCCGCCGCCGCGGCCCTCTCGTCGGGAGATCTCCTGGTTGCGGACGCCGGCACCAAGTCCGTGCTGCGGTTCTCGCCGTCCGGGAAATACTTGAACTCCTTTGCCGGTGTCTATGCCAGGCGACTCGCCGTTGATGACCTGGATCAGGTGGCAATGCTCGACCGGGACACGAAGTCCGTGGTCGTCGCCGATCGCAACGGCCGTACGCTGTACCAGATACCCTCCCGCGGCAAGGACTACGAGCTCAGAGACCCCATCGACATCACGTTCGACGCGTTCGGTCATCTGTACGTCCTCGACCGGGACAACGCGGCGGTGTTCATGTTGACGCCGGCGGGCAAGCTGATTGCCTCATTCACGATTGCGGAGAAGAGCCCTGGAGCTTTCAGGAAGTCGAGGGCGATGGCTCTCGATTCTGCGGGCCGGCTGTACATCTTCGACGACCGTGCATTAAGCGTCCAGATCTACCAGTGA
- a CDS encoding serine/threonine-protein kinase gives MEDPSTIGRYEIAERVGRGGMGVLYRGRDPVLDRDVAVKVMTTDLSDDSNARAYFFKEAKAAARLQHRNIVTIYEFGESDGNPFIAMEFLRGQNLATRLRSDPPLTIDATTDIIVQLCTGLHHAHSSGVIHRDVKPANVWIQPDGAVKLLDFGIARVSASTMTQGKDTLGSVAYMAPERFGNGPVDSRADIFAVGVILYELLAGRRPFDGETPTAIVSKILQEAPPPLSTIAPSVPPALLAVVDRALQKDQDARYQTALELATDVRLAGVESRVIADSPDVRETRLTGTILREPVSDRPRRAGATGAVPAFWEALQDQLNRVGVRRIALAAIALLAVAVVGSLWLGTGRRADIDAPVKASSVAAREAGPSKEPGGGSLRQLPSTVTLRVESEPLGAAISLNGAQLANTTPVELTVERGSAAKIRFTKSGFTPIDVPVTAEVLAAGRVAVKLSALSRDPVTVVADGPYPFEIVEGGRVISEASTHHEVRVYGRTTVRLRAAEYLLDQSRVIDPAVGRRVTVEAPALGILAPQLQGAFEACQARIGRKDLGGFPLSSHSLVQGNYIVTVECPNRPGRPFPVLIRPGETTPLIIR, from the coding sequence GTGGAGGATCCGTCGACCATCGGGCGATACGAAATTGCGGAGCGCGTCGGCCGCGGGGGCATGGGTGTGCTCTACCGCGGCCGGGACCCCGTTCTCGATCGTGACGTCGCTGTCAAGGTGATGACGACTGACCTCTCTGACGACAGCAATGCGCGCGCGTACTTCTTTAAGGAGGCCAAGGCCGCTGCCCGTCTACAACATCGGAACATCGTCACCATCTATGAATTCGGGGAGTCGGATGGCAACCCGTTCATCGCGATGGAGTTCCTTCGGGGACAAAACCTGGCGACGCGTCTGCGGTCGGATCCTCCCCTCACGATTGACGCCACCACCGATATCATCGTGCAGTTGTGCACGGGCCTGCACCACGCGCATTCGTCCGGTGTGATCCACCGGGATGTCAAGCCGGCGAACGTGTGGATCCAGCCCGATGGCGCCGTCAAACTGCTGGATTTCGGGATCGCGCGCGTATCGGCATCGACAATGACCCAGGGAAAAGACACGCTGGGCAGCGTCGCCTACATGGCCCCGGAGCGGTTCGGCAACGGCCCCGTCGATTCCCGGGCTGACATCTTCGCTGTGGGCGTAATCCTCTATGAGCTTCTGGCCGGGCGCCGGCCGTTCGATGGCGAGACGCCGACTGCGATCGTGTCGAAGATCCTGCAGGAGGCCCCGCCGCCGCTTTCCACCATCGCGCCTAGCGTGCCGCCGGCGCTGCTGGCGGTTGTCGATCGAGCGCTGCAGAAGGACCAAGACGCCCGCTATCAAACAGCGCTGGAGCTGGCCACCGACGTCAGGCTGGCTGGGGTGGAGAGCCGTGTGATAGCGGATTCACCGGATGTTCGCGAGACCAGGCTCACCGGCACGATATTGCGCGAACCTGTATCTGACCGGCCTCGCCGGGCTGGCGCGACGGGCGCGGTGCCTGCTTTCTGGGAAGCGTTGCAGGACCAGCTCAACCGAGTAGGAGTGCGCCGAATTGCTCTGGCCGCGATTGCGCTGTTGGCGGTGGCGGTGGTCGGGAGCCTCTGGCTGGGAACAGGCAGACGCGCCGACATCGACGCACCAGTGAAAGCAAGCTCCGTGGCTGCGCGTGAAGCCGGACCTTCCAAGGAACCCGGTGGCGGCAGCCTTCGCCAACTGCCGTCTACAGTGACGCTTCGGGTGGAATCCGAGCCCCTGGGCGCGGCGATCTCGTTGAACGGCGCACAACTTGCGAACACGACGCCAGTCGAGCTGACCGTCGAACGGGGATCGGCCGCCAAGATTCGCTTCACAAAATCCGGGTTCACGCCAATCGACGTGCCGGTGACCGCGGAGGTCCTCGCTGCCGGCCGGGTAGCCGTCAAACTGAGCGCGCTAAGCAGAGACCCGGTCACCGTCGTGGCGGATGGGCCTTATCCCTTCGAGATCGTCGAGGGCGGGCGGGTGATCTCGGAGGCCAGTACGCACCACGAAGTCAGGGTTTACGGCCGCACGACCGTCCGGCTGCGTGCCGCGGAGTACCTGTTGGACCAGAGCAGAGTGATCGATCCGGCAGTCGGCCGGCGCGTCACGGTCGAGGCCCCCGCGCTCGGCATACTGGCCCCCCAACTCCAAGGTGCCTTCGAGGCATGCCAAGCGAGAATCGGACGAAAAGACCTCGGCGGCTTCCCTCTTTCGTCCCACAGTCTCGTCCAGGGAAACTACATTGTCACGGTTGAGTGTCCCAACCGCCCCGGCCGCCCGTTCCCCGTGCTGATTCGGCCAGGCGAAACCACACCCCTTATAATCAGATGA
- a CDS encoding FHA domain-containing protein — translation MPKLVMLSDGVVVREVQLGLRDLTIGRARDNDVVLDDPDKTVSRHHAEVRLDGNGYVIVDVGSQNGVWNGETQVREIELTPGMTLSVGSFDIRFDSAPGDPDIASVNRAESLGLGPHLGASSAATAATRPPTQTSGTLRFDARSQKEKASGPAAEARRSRPPIWRQLAAFRPEWIGASRRWPHLALFAGIVGVLVLALVLSQTWLRRPAQPDREGAANNPSEPLAPSAESERQRHLLDARTALDRGLLQEAQDAVRKSLTISGNNVEALELQTRVQNAIRTAEARRAVPTPGTPQSAALRSDQPSAAPPPARNRPQAEPTPWPMLARRPNETPAALRERSRVIFERYGAAEGLLRVERFADAAAAFTAILAEEPGYESSADSLKEARAGITAQTRQAIAAGSALEASGDLVAALSQYERARQLDPSLDEVDNLEKQLRVRMTQKGNELFAEAKQFDASGRSPKEAIDRYQRVLGLLPPDDPKHVFAKSRLEALRAGRDRKPEAGE, via the coding sequence ATGCCAAAACTGGTGATGCTTAGCGACGGCGTCGTCGTGCGCGAGGTCCAGCTCGGGCTGAGAGACCTCACGATCGGCCGTGCGCGAGACAACGATGTCGTGCTGGACGACCCGGACAAGACGGTATCCCGCCACCACGCGGAAGTACGCCTCGATGGCAATGGCTACGTAATTGTCGATGTGGGTAGCCAGAACGGCGTCTGGAACGGCGAGACGCAGGTGCGCGAGATTGAACTGACACCCGGCATGACCCTGTCCGTCGGATCGTTCGACATCAGATTCGATTCGGCGCCCGGCGACCCGGACATCGCCTCTGTCAACCGGGCCGAGTCCCTGGGGTTGGGCCCGCACCTCGGAGCTTCATCGGCGGCGACCGCGGCCACCCGTCCCCCGACGCAGACGTCAGGGACGCTGCGCTTTGACGCACGATCCCAGAAGGAGAAGGCATCGGGTCCGGCGGCCGAGGCCCGACGTAGTCGTCCACCGATCTGGCGCCAGCTCGCCGCGTTCCGGCCGGAATGGATCGGCGCGTCACGGCGGTGGCCGCATCTAGCGCTCTTCGCGGGAATCGTGGGAGTGCTGGTGCTGGCATTGGTCCTGAGCCAGACTTGGCTGCGGCGGCCGGCGCAGCCGGATCGCGAAGGCGCCGCGAATAACCCCAGCGAACCCCTCGCGCCATCGGCAGAGAGCGAGCGTCAGCGGCATCTGCTCGACGCGAGGACAGCACTGGACCGTGGGCTTCTTCAGGAGGCACAGGACGCTGTCCGCAAGTCCCTGACCATCAGCGGGAACAATGTCGAAGCACTGGAGTTGCAGACTCGGGTTCAGAACGCCATCAGGACCGCCGAGGCTCGGCGCGCGGTACCGACGCCGGGAACTCCCCAGTCGGCGGCGTTGAGATCAGACCAGCCTTCGGCCGCTCCTCCGCCGGCCCGCAATCGTCCGCAGGCCGAACCCACGCCTTGGCCGATGCTGGCCCGCCGCCCGAACGAAACACCGGCCGCCCTGAGGGAACGCTCACGGGTGATATTCGAACGCTACGGGGCCGCCGAGGGGTTGCTACGCGTAGAGCGGTTCGCGGACGCCGCGGCCGCCTTTACGGCGATTCTAGCCGAGGAGCCCGGCTACGAATCGTCGGCGGACAGCTTGAAGGAGGCGCGAGCGGGAATCACCGCCCAAACGAGGCAGGCCATCGCCGCGGGGTCGGCGCTCGAGGCCAGTGGCGACCTGGTCGCCGCCCTGTCCCAGTACGAGCGTGCGAGGCAACTGGATCCGTCTCTTGACGAAGTGGACAACCTTGAGAAGCAACTGCGCGTGCGTATGACGCAGAAGGGTAATGAACTCTTCGCAGAGGCCAAGCAGTTTGACGCCTCGGGAAGATCACCTAAGGAGGCCATTGATCGGTACCAGCGCGTCCTCGGGCTACTTCCCCCGGATGATCCGAAGCATGTGTTTGCGAAGAGCCGGCTCGAAGCCCTCCGCGCCGGACGGGACCGGAAGCCAGAAGCGGGCGAATGA
- a CDS encoding protein phosphatase 2C domain-containing protein — translation MQTSETLKAAGRSETGPVRHGNEDCFAIDLAFGLFVVADGMGGHTAGEVASRLAVETITAFIRRSADDQDFSWPYGVVSTLSYDGNRLRTAVHLANRRIHRTSESQDTYFGMGTTVAAVLVAGDRLVVAHVGDSRVYRLREGRLEQLTRDDSWMATVLADDPSADAQVLANHPMRNVLTNALGAREDTEVHLQDHACLPGDIVLLCTDGIHGVLAVSSIAAALAQNSDVDAAAAELLTAALAQGSRDNVTALVVAIPTAGSRS, via the coding sequence ATGCAGACTTCCGAAACTCTGAAAGCCGCCGGCCGCAGCGAGACGGGGCCTGTCCGGCACGGCAACGAGGACTGCTTCGCCATCGATCTGGCGTTCGGTCTCTTTGTGGTTGCTGACGGGATGGGTGGCCACACGGCTGGTGAAGTCGCGTCCCGGCTCGCCGTCGAGACCATCACGGCCTTCATCCGGAGATCTGCCGACGACCAGGACTTCTCGTGGCCCTACGGAGTCGTGTCGACCCTTTCCTACGACGGGAACCGGCTTCGTACGGCAGTGCATCTCGCGAATCGGCGTATTCACCGAACCTCGGAAAGCCAAGATACCTACTTCGGTATGGGCACGACGGTGGCAGCCGTGCTCGTGGCTGGCGACAGGCTCGTCGTCGCCCACGTCGGCGACAGCCGGGTGTACCGCCTGCGTGAGGGTCGGCTCGAGCAGTTGACGCGGGATGACTCTTGGATGGCGACGGTCTTGGCCGACGACCCGTCCGCCGACGCGCAAGTGCTCGCAAACCACCCGATGCGCAATGTGCTCACCAACGCCCTTGGCGCGCGAGAGGACACCGAAGTGCATCTGCAGGATCACGCCTGCCTCCCCGGGGACATCGTATTGCTTTGCACGGACGGCATCCATGGCGTGCTCGCCGTCTCGTCGATCGCGGCGGCGCTCGCGCAAAACAGCGATGTGGACGCCGCGGCCGCAGAACTGCTCACGGCTGCCCTGGCCCAGGGCAGCCGTGACAACGTCACCGCGCTGGTCGTCGCGATCCCGACGGCAGGAAGCCGGTCATGA
- a CDS encoding PDZ domain-containing protein, translating into MLVEAQRLYDLGDYDRAIAALDPVIARLDSLAAQDAEARSTLMQALELRVRARLAGRHDWVGARDDFKAILMREPRHVWPPTTTSPSIRNAFEDARKQIIGEVLISVAPDDAVVELDDRPVTLVQGQPVALTAGTHKLTATRLGYATRSQAFQVIAAAPGQVLDVSLQRESATLAVITSPAGVEVFIGGESKGTTPPGPAPVAYADDLAKQNLTLASSSGRLEVGGIAPGRIILEFKMDCYAPVRVEVQAEKPTDLKWIQPMKPAVATVRVESETAGIPVFLDEKPKGSTPTTLENVCEGSRTVEARTTSGRFVRRLELRAGDNITLKAALRPAFGMLSVTGLQEGIRGGPDLRRILESMTKDSGSIMFFAPTVELVQQNLQRLQLPQTWLALDRNLQPLDEAASKITQDARMDFSSQLSRNLGVQGIATIARVPDREPGRFYVNMLAAGSGKPDQLEVNLTEPGSMMEAVTQLTEVPTLFQPSVGMLTIDVLDHEGAIVVRVDPGGSAATAGISVGDVIVAIDGKPVQSGAAFAALLSTKQTGQTLKVDYRNRTGGTRSVDLAVTVTPRAISMEDRTLLMNKLLVDYRARLAGQSSPIEESVTRLNVAVALGALENWAECQRELERVTLKPGRGVSAGTVVYLQALCAEKLGNVSEAERLYKVASESPDSLLTEDGPGIKELAERRLAQLRPTIRR; encoded by the coding sequence ATGCTGGTCGAAGCCCAGCGGCTGTACGATCTGGGCGACTACGACAGGGCCATCGCGGCGCTTGATCCCGTGATCGCTCGACTGGACAGTCTGGCTGCACAAGATGCAGAGGCCAGATCCACACTGATGCAGGCGCTCGAACTGCGGGTTCGCGCCCGCTTGGCCGGCCGACACGACTGGGTCGGAGCGAGGGACGACTTCAAGGCCATCCTGATGCGAGAGCCCCGCCACGTCTGGCCCCCAACCACAACATCTCCCTCGATCAGAAACGCTTTCGAAGATGCTCGAAAGCAGATAATCGGCGAGGTGCTGATCTCGGTTGCGCCCGATGACGCCGTGGTCGAACTCGATGACCGACCGGTGACGCTTGTGCAGGGTCAACCGGTAGCTTTGACCGCCGGGACCCATAAACTGACGGCCACACGGCTCGGGTACGCGACTCGCTCGCAGGCGTTCCAGGTAATCGCCGCAGCGCCGGGTCAGGTTTTGGATGTGAGCCTGCAGCGCGAGTCGGCCACGCTGGCTGTGATCACGAGCCCGGCCGGCGTCGAGGTGTTCATCGGCGGGGAATCGAAAGGGACGACGCCCCCGGGTCCGGCACCGGTGGCTTACGCGGACGACCTGGCCAAGCAGAACCTCACACTGGCGAGTTCCTCCGGCCGGCTCGAGGTGGGTGGTATTGCGCCAGGCCGCATCATCCTCGAGTTCAAGATGGACTGCTACGCGCCGGTGCGCGTGGAGGTGCAAGCCGAGAAGCCGACCGACTTGAAGTGGATACAGCCGATGAAGCCGGCAGTCGCGACCGTGCGTGTCGAAAGCGAGACCGCTGGCATTCCTGTATTTCTCGACGAGAAGCCCAAAGGCTCAACCCCGACGACGCTGGAGAACGTCTGCGAGGGCTCGCGGACGGTTGAAGCTCGCACGACTTCTGGCCGGTTCGTTCGGCGCCTTGAGCTCCGGGCTGGTGACAACATCACCCTGAAGGCAGCCTTGCGGCCCGCCTTCGGCATGCTCTCAGTCACTGGGCTCCAGGAGGGAATTAGGGGCGGACCGGATTTGCGCCGCATCTTGGAATCCATGACCAAGGACTCAGGGTCGATCATGTTCTTCGCGCCGACCGTTGAGCTGGTGCAGCAGAACCTCCAGCGTCTCCAATTGCCGCAGACCTGGCTCGCGCTAGACCGGAATCTCCAACCGCTCGACGAGGCGGCCTCGAAGATCACCCAGGACGCGCGCATGGATTTCTCGTCACAGCTTTCAAGAAACCTGGGAGTTCAGGGCATCGCGACGATCGCCCGAGTGCCGGACCGAGAGCCCGGGCGATTCTATGTGAACATGCTGGCCGCTGGCAGCGGCAAACCCGATCAGCTCGAGGTCAACCTCACCGAACCAGGATCCATGATGGAGGCCGTAACGCAGCTCACAGAAGTGCCGACTCTGTTCCAGCCATCAGTCGGCATGTTGACCATTGATGTGCTCGATCATGAGGGCGCGATCGTGGTCCGGGTTGACCCCGGCGGGAGTGCGGCGACGGCTGGTATCTCGGTAGGCGACGTCATCGTCGCGATAGACGGAAAGCCTGTTCAGAGCGGTGCAGCCTTCGCGGCGCTTCTGTCGACGAAACAAACCGGTCAGACGTTGAAGGTCGACTACCGGAACCGTACCGGCGGGACACGGAGCGTGGATCTCGCCGTGACCGTGACGCCACGCGCGATATCGATGGAGGATCGGACCCTGCTGATGAACAAGTTGCTGGTGGACTATCGGGCACGGCTGGCGGGTCAGTCGTCTCCGATCGAGGAATCCGTGACGCGACTGAATGTCGCCGTGGCACTTGGGGCGCTCGAAAACTGGGCAGAATGCCAGCGAGAACTTGAGCGCGTCACGCTGAAGCCTGGCCGAGGAGTCTCTGCAGGAACAGTAGTGTATCTTCAGGCTCTGTGCGCGGAGAAACTCGGGAACGTCTCGGAGGCGGAACGCCTGTACAAGGTGGCTTCTGAATCGCCAGACAGCCTGCTCACCGAAGACGGTCCGGGAATCAAGGAGCTTGCCGAGCGCAGACTTGCCCAGTTGCGCCCCACCATCCGACGCTAG